From a region of the Enterobacter sp. JBIWA008 genome:
- a CDS encoding EAL domain-containing protein: MITLNGVPLTFKLEPIIDMFSQKVIGYEILSKPEDNTVNTEAFFLSLPVEILGGVFYEQLRFFTAQCTLDPERVRNLFINLPLCLLLREGFLRTLPEYLTVTDLNLEIQYDPVTLTPEVIDYVKTLLPEGVRLWIDGVDACGGSILNDPSGPGIKIDKEAFWSMYRSQAQLSVLTHCSDERVIVEGVETAEHINYLKDNGVCFGQGYYWPAIEYR, translated from the coding sequence TTGATAACATTAAATGGCGTGCCTTTAACGTTTAAGCTTGAGCCAATAATTGACATGTTTTCACAGAAAGTCATCGGTTATGAGATTTTATCAAAACCGGAGGATAACACTGTTAATACTGAAGCTTTCTTTTTATCACTCCCGGTTGAAATTCTCGGAGGTGTTTTTTATGAGCAGCTGAGATTTTTTACTGCACAATGTACGCTTGATCCAGAACGGGTAAGAAATCTGTTTATCAATCTGCCGCTCTGTCTGCTTTTGCGTGAGGGGTTTCTGCGGACATTGCCTGAATACCTGACTGTTACAGATTTAAATCTGGAGATACAGTATGATCCTGTCACCCTTACGCCGGAGGTGATTGATTATGTGAAGACTCTGCTTCCGGAAGGTGTCAGGCTCTGGATCGATGGTGTGGATGCCTGTGGCGGGAGCATCCTTAATGATCCTTCCGGTCCGGGTATAAAGATAGATAAAGAGGCATTCTGGTCGATGTACCGATCGCAGGCGCAACTCTCAGTATTAACTCACTGTTCTGATGAGAGGGTTATCGTTGAGGGGGTTGAAACAGCCGAACATATCAATTATCTCAAAGATAATGGGGTTTGTTTCGGGCAGGGTTATTACTGGCCGGCTATTGAGTACAGATGA
- a CDS encoding transposase — translation MQKNMTPGRRKGCPNYSPEFKQQLVTASCEPGISISKLALENGINANLLFKWRQQWREGKLLLPSSESPQLLPVTLDAAVVQSEQPAEDPETLSISCEVTFRHGTLRLNGSVSEKLLTLLIQELKR, via the coding sequence ATGCAGAAAAATATGACTCCCGGCAGGCGTAAAGGCTGCCCTAATTATTCTCCTGAGTTTAAGCAGCAGCTCGTTACTGCCTCCTGCGAACCCGGGATATCCATCTCAAAACTGGCGCTCGAAAATGGCATCAACGCCAATCTGTTGTTCAAATGGCGCCAACAATGGCGCGAGGGAAAGCTGCTGTTACCTTCTTCAGAGAGCCCTCAGCTACTTCCTGTGACTCTGGATGCAGCTGTCGTACAGTCAGAGCAGCCCGCAGAGGACCCGGAAACCCTCAGTATCAGCTGTGAGGTAACGTTCCGGCACGGGACGCTTCGCCTCAATGGCTCTGTCAGCGAAAAGCTCCTGACCCTGCTGATACAGGAGCTCAAACGGTGA
- the tnpB gene encoding IS66 family insertion sequence element accessory protein TnpB (TnpB, as the term is used for proteins encoded by IS66 family insertion elements, is considered an accessory protein, since TnpC, encoded by a neighboring gene, is a DDE family transposase.), which produces MIPLPTGTKIWLVAGITDMRNGFNGLAAKVQTMLKDDPMSGHVFIFRGRSGTQVKLLWSTGDGLCLLTKRLERGRFAWPSARDGKVFLTPAQLAMLLEGIDWRQPKRLLTSLTML; this is translated from the coding sequence GTGATCCCGTTACCAACAGGCACCAAAATCTGGCTGGTTGCCGGTATCACTGACATGCGCAACGGCTTCAATGGTCTCGCCGCAAAGGTGCAGACGATGCTGAAAGACGATCCGATGTCCGGCCACGTCTTCATCTTCCGGGGCCGCAGCGGCACTCAGGTCAAACTACTGTGGTCTACCGGTGACGGACTGTGCCTGCTGACCAAACGGCTGGAGCGAGGCCGCTTCGCCTGGCCGTCAGCCCGTGATGGCAAAGTGTTCCTGACCCCGGCGCAGCTGGCAATGTTGCTCGAGGGCATCGACTGGCGACAGCCGAAGCGGTTGCTGACCTCCCTGACCATGCTGTAG
- a CDS encoding IS66 family transposase: MNDTSSDDILLLKQRLAEQEALIHALQEKLSNREREIDHLQAQLDKLRRMNFGSRSEKVSRRIAQMEADLNRLQKESDTLTGRVDDPAVQRPLRQTRTRKPFPESLPRDEKRLLPAEPCCPDCGGVLSYLGEDTAEQLELMRSAFRVIRTVREKHACTKCDAIVQAPAPSRPIERGIAGPGLLARVLSSKYAEHTPLYRQSEIYSRQGVELSRSLLSGWVDACCRLLSPLEEALQDYVLTDGKLHADDTPVQVLLPGNKKTKTGRLWTYVRDDRNAGSAVAPAVWFAYSPDRKGIHPQTHLAGFSGVLQADAYAGFNELYRDGRITEAACWAHARRKIHDVHVRTSSALTEEALKRIGELYAIEGNIRGMPAEQRLAVRQQKAKPLLKSLESWLREKMKTLSRHSELAKAFTYALNQWPALAYYAEDGWAEADNNIAENALRTVSLGRKNFLFFGSDHGGERGALLYSLIGTCKLNSVDPESYLRHVLDVIADWPVNQVNELLPWRIILPTE; the protein is encoded by the coding sequence ATGAACGACACCTCTTCTGACGATATCCTACTGCTGAAACAGCGCCTGGCTGAGCAGGAAGCGTTGATCCACGCCCTGCAGGAAAAGCTGAGCAACCGGGAGCGTGAAATAGACCACCTGCAGGCACAACTGGATAAACTCCGCCGGATGAATTTCGGCAGCCGTTCCGAAAAGGTCTCCCGCCGTATCGCACAGATGGAAGCTGACCTGAACCGGCTGCAGAAAGAAAGCGATACCCTTACCGGTCGGGTGGATGACCCGGCCGTGCAGCGCCCGTTGCGTCAGACCCGTACCCGCAAACCTTTCCCTGAATCACTTCCCCGTGACGAAAAACGGCTGCTGCCGGCAGAGCCATGCTGCCCGGACTGCGGTGGTGTGCTGAGCTACCTGGGTGAAGATACCGCCGAACAGCTGGAGCTGATGCGCAGCGCCTTCCGGGTTATCCGGACCGTGCGGGAAAAACACGCCTGCACAAAATGTGATGCCATCGTGCAGGCCCCCGCGCCTTCACGCCCCATCGAGCGGGGCATCGCTGGACCGGGACTGCTGGCCCGCGTGCTGAGCTCAAAGTATGCAGAGCATACCCCGCTGTACCGCCAGTCAGAAATATACAGCCGCCAGGGTGTGGAACTGAGCCGTTCACTGTTGTCGGGCTGGGTGGATGCATGCTGCCGGCTGCTGTCCCCGCTGGAGGAGGCGCTTCAGGACTATGTCCTGACTGATGGCAAACTCCATGCCGATGATACCCCCGTCCAGGTGCTGCTGCCGGGTAATAAGAAGACGAAGACCGGGCGGTTGTGGACGTATGTTCGTGATGACCGCAACGCTGGATCAGCAGTCGCACCGGCGGTGTGGTTCGCTTACAGCCCGGACAGAAAAGGCATCCATCCGCAGACCCATCTTGCTGGCTTCAGCGGTGTGCTGCAGGCGGATGCGTACGCCGGGTTCAACGAGCTGTACAGGGATGGCCGGATAACGGAAGCCGCCTGCTGGGCTCATGCCCGCCGAAAGATCCACGATGTGCACGTCCGCACATCGTCAGCGCTGACGGAAGAGGCCCTGAAACGGATCGGCGAGCTATACGCCATCGAGGGGAATATAAGAGGAATGCCGGCGGAGCAGCGTCTTGCAGTACGTCAGCAAAAAGCTAAACCGCTGCTGAAATCCCTGGAAAGCTGGCTGCGTGAAAAGATGAAAACGCTCTCAAGGCACTCAGAGCTGGCGAAGGCGTTCACGTATGCGCTGAACCAGTGGCCGGCGCTGGCGTACTATGCGGAGGACGGCTGGGCCGAAGCCGATAATAACATCGCTGAAAATGCGCTGCGGACGGTCAGTCTGGGTCGTAAAAACTTCCTGTTCTTCGGCTCTGACCATGGTGGTGAGCGGGGAGCACTGCTGTACAGCCTGATCGGAACGTGCAAACTGAACAGCGTGGATCCAGAGAGCTACCTTCGCCACGTGCTTGACGTGATAGCCGACTGGCCGGTCAACCAGGTCAACGAACTACTTCCCTGGCGCATCATACTGCCAACTGAATAG
- a CDS encoding pyridoxal phosphate-dependent aminotransferase, with protein sequence MIQMTNTTPRDSFSLLKILVERYRTRQEMPDFMGRPLLDLSIGNPDLAPSSHWRSRLQYFIGRDDLHGYGDFRSDITRHLYERFIAYYQRRFLSHDAPFLLDPERHVVDLLGSKEGIFYSLLSCLNPGEAVLMPDPSYTVYQSSARLIGARVELFSCDPSGQPELTSILPDQLQGARLLVICSPGNPTGVELSPEKLKEVLEFAEQHDLWVVIDRAYAEISFKSPSNGVLSGAALPLPGALSRVVELHSLSKSCNLAGWRIGFAVGSAELIDKIRNIKFNTDFGAFLPLKCVAAEILDELETIAACNSTIYAARMRRFVNGAASLGWNIPLSQGTFFLWAPLPPDFAEGDDLRFVEHLLDSTGILVAPGSGFGPGGTGRVRIALVQSDDVLDEALHRLKKWRALSSRSFV encoded by the coding sequence ATGATCCAGATGACTAATACTACGCCCCGAGATTCTTTTTCTTTGCTAAAAATACTGGTTGAACGTTACCGAACACGTCAGGAGATGCCTGATTTTATGGGGAGACCGCTACTGGATTTGTCAATCGGTAATCCCGATCTCGCACCAAGTTCACACTGGCGCAGCCGCCTGCAGTACTTTATCGGAAGGGATGATCTTCACGGCTACGGCGATTTCCGTTCAGACATTACCCGCCATTTATATGAACGTTTTATTGCCTACTATCAACGCCGTTTCTTGTCCCATGATGCACCTTTTTTACTCGATCCTGAACGACATGTGGTCGATTTGCTAGGTTCCAAGGAAGGCATTTTCTATAGCCTGCTGTCCTGCCTGAATCCAGGAGAGGCTGTACTTATGCCGGACCCATCGTATACAGTTTATCAAAGCAGTGCCCGGCTGATTGGCGCTCGTGTCGAGCTTTTCTCCTGCGACCCGTCAGGCCAGCCTGAGTTAACCTCAATTCTGCCCGATCAATTACAGGGGGCACGTCTGCTGGTTATTTGTTCACCAGGTAATCCTACAGGCGTGGAATTATCTCCTGAAAAACTTAAGGAGGTTCTGGAATTTGCTGAACAGCATGATCTTTGGGTTGTTATTGACAGGGCGTATGCCGAGATTTCGTTTAAATCGCCATCTAATGGCGTACTCAGTGGCGCGGCCCTGCCATTACCGGGAGCACTCTCACGAGTAGTGGAACTTCACAGTTTGAGCAAATCATGTAATCTTGCAGGCTGGCGTATCGGTTTTGCAGTCGGTTCTGCAGAGCTGATAGACAAGATACGGAATATAAAATTCAATACCGATTTTGGCGCGTTTCTCCCGTTAAAATGTGTTGCAGCAGAAATACTTGATGAACTGGAAACTATCGCTGCGTGCAACAGCACAATCTATGCAGCCCGCATGCGTCGTTTTGTTAATGGTGCGGCATCTCTGGGCTGGAATATACCTTTATCACAGGGCACCTTTTTCCTGTGGGCACCGCTTCCTCCGGATTTTGCAGAGGGCGATGACCTGAGATTTGTTGAACATCTGCTTGATTCCACAGGTATCTTAGTTGCCCCTGGCAGTGGTTTTGGTCCCGGGGGGACCGGCCGGGTAAGGATTGCACTGGTACAGTCAGATGATGTGCTTGATGAGGCGCTGCATCGGCTAAAAAAATGGCGGGCACTAAGTTCACGCTCTTTCGTGTAA
- a CDS encoding pyridoxal-dependent decarboxylase translates to MNELQFIEQSSSSSESENLQNLINYVQVLNRHIQLNARASQSILPELTFAPDALLTLGPKYPIQPFSYLDELERAQDETPASEAELHNEVARYFRGAIRPQSRNSLFNMVPDPSIAATAGAWLATAYNTNSLMDAFGGEALLTEQLVARRIGRWAGWKHAMGIACNGGKLTIMYAIKSALSRIAPNSQRTGLPNDIVILCSEGAHYCVEHAASMLGLGADNCLRVSANNEGRMCAEALRTTLYEQHLRRRRVAAIICCGGTTINFNCEDTREIIDITEAFARENNLKERPYLHLDSVIGWLYLSQPDVNKGEPIYQISSPRIRARVAEVHYRLRDIGAFDSLGVDFHKNGLCPYASSFFVSRDRRFMDELGDGNYHYAEKDFQYGQFRAYRYTFENSRPAQGILAAWINLRKLGRNGYAAYLVRLHEARDSLTSALERHGLFRVLNYSSLGWEVVFDIPFDPDVVALASSREELAMSFMQECWERVNAGYDLPLFSIVPGYRIENDRNKVTTAFLLYPMQQHHDDEWDETVSLIARQFHDFQTRLRTGQKTLSRTQFAQPIR, encoded by the coding sequence ATGAATGAGTTACAGTTTATTGAGCAATCATCCAGTTCTTCAGAATCAGAAAACCTGCAGAATCTGATTAATTATGTTCAGGTTCTGAATCGTCATATTCAACTTAATGCTCGGGCAAGTCAATCCATACTGCCAGAATTAACATTCGCTCCTGATGCCCTGCTGACTCTTGGCCCAAAGTATCCAATACAACCGTTCTCATATCTTGATGAGCTTGAACGTGCTCAGGATGAAACTCCAGCCAGTGAGGCTGAACTACACAACGAAGTAGCCCGATATTTCCGTGGAGCAATTCGCCCACAGTCTCGCAATTCATTGTTCAATATGGTGCCCGATCCAAGTATTGCTGCAACAGCAGGCGCATGGCTGGCCACTGCATATAATACTAATAGTCTGATGGATGCTTTCGGTGGGGAAGCATTGCTGACAGAACAACTGGTTGCCCGCCGTATAGGCAGGTGGGCTGGCTGGAAGCATGCAATGGGTATTGCCTGTAATGGTGGGAAATTAACCATCATGTACGCAATAAAATCAGCGCTGAGTCGTATTGCACCTAATTCACAGCGTACTGGCCTGCCTAATGATATCGTTATTTTATGCAGTGAGGGAGCACATTACTGTGTGGAACATGCTGCCAGCATGCTTGGACTGGGAGCCGATAACTGCCTGCGAGTATCTGCCAACAATGAAGGACGAATGTGTGCAGAGGCTTTACGCACCACTTTATACGAACAGCATCTCCGCAGACGCAGGGTTGCCGCAATCATATGCTGCGGGGGAACAACGATCAATTTCAACTGTGAGGATACTCGAGAGATTATTGATATCACCGAAGCATTCGCACGGGAAAACAATTTAAAAGAACGCCCTTATTTACATCTGGACAGCGTTATCGGCTGGCTGTACCTGAGTCAGCCAGATGTTAATAAAGGTGAGCCAATTTATCAGATTTCCAGCCCACGCATCAGAGCTCGTGTTGCTGAAGTTCATTATCGCCTGCGTGATATAGGGGCTTTTGATTCGCTGGGTGTTGATTTTCATAAGAATGGACTGTGTCCATATGCCAGCAGCTTTTTTGTATCGCGTGATCGACGTTTTATGGATGAGCTTGGTGACGGAAATTACCATTACGCAGAGAAAGATTTTCAGTATGGTCAGTTCCGGGCCTACCGTTACACCTTTGAGAATTCTCGCCCGGCACAGGGGATTCTTGCTGCCTGGATAAACCTTCGTAAACTTGGTCGTAACGGATATGCTGCTTATCTTGTCCGCCTTCATGAAGCACGTGATTCCCTGACCAGCGCCCTCGAACGCCATGGTCTGTTCCGGGTGCTTAACTATTCCAGCCTTGGATGGGAGGTTGTATTTGATATTCCATTCGATCCTGATGTGGTCGCACTGGCATCCTCCCGGGAAGAGCTTGCTATGAGTTTTATGCAGGAATGTTGGGAACGAGTGAATGCAGGTTACGACCTGCCACTATTTAGCATTGTGCCGGGATATCGTATTGAGAATGATCGGAATAAAGTTACCACAGCCTTCCTTCTTTACCCAATGCAACAACACCATGATGACGAGTGGGATGAGACTGTGTCACTTATCGCCAGGCAGTTCCACGATTTTCAGACTCGTTTGCGGACGGGGCAAAAGACCCTTAGTCGAACCCAGTTTGCACAACCGATCCGCTAA
- a CDS encoding DMT family transporter, whose translation MRSSLTAITLALAAGVMWGTLGLITHYLLNYGVSIIQLGILRLGGAFVLTLLIAIMLGRIHILSLRQWGGLAAIGLVCQALSSISFSSAVAGIGSSLAIIMLCTGPLFTVAINRIFYSERLDTISLLMVLLGLAGLTLTVLHSQGEQTNVVTFSRQWLYGLGWGLLSGGCYGLFPLFTRSLGKLDSWVIVSFSLGLGAAFLAPLQGSASVDLSLHSNISVWILVVALILVPTVMADVLYVRAIAAGGPVLATVFALIEIPASVLFSRWWLAVPVTAMQWAGIFFFCTGLTGLALRHNQNSSPFTKQSIISITQKEKHHE comes from the coding sequence ATGAGGTCCTCACTTACAGCGATTACTCTGGCCCTTGCAGCAGGAGTTATGTGGGGAACACTGGGCTTAATTACTCATTACTTACTTAATTACGGAGTGAGTATCATACAACTTGGTATATTGCGCCTGGGTGGTGCATTTGTGCTGACTTTACTTATCGCAATTATGCTGGGTCGGATTCATATACTTAGCCTTAGACAATGGGGGGGGCTGGCAGCTATCGGCCTGGTTTGTCAGGCACTGAGTAGCATATCATTTTCTTCTGCAGTGGCAGGGATAGGGAGCAGCCTGGCTATCATTATGTTATGCACAGGCCCGCTGTTCACTGTTGCGATAAATCGAATATTTTATAGTGAACGTCTTGATACTATATCACTTTTGATGGTTCTGCTTGGTCTGGCAGGGCTAACCCTGACTGTTTTACACAGCCAGGGAGAACAAACCAATGTTGTAACGTTTAGCAGACAGTGGTTATACGGACTGGGATGGGGTTTACTTTCCGGGGGTTGTTATGGGTTATTTCCCTTGTTTACGCGTTCGTTGGGCAAGCTTGATTCATGGGTTATTGTGAGTTTCAGTCTTGGTCTTGGTGCTGCATTCCTGGCTCCGTTACAAGGCAGTGCATCAGTGGACCTGTCATTACATAGCAACATTTCTGTATGGATACTCGTTGTGGCGTTAATTCTGGTACCAACAGTGATGGCTGACGTGCTCTATGTTCGGGCTATTGCAGCTGGCGGTCCTGTGTTGGCAACGGTGTTTGCTCTTATTGAAATACCTGCTTCAGTCCTGTTCTCCCGATGGTGGCTTGCAGTACCAGTTACTGCCATGCAATGGGCTGGCATATTTTTTTTCTGTACTGGTTTAACCGGGCTGGCATTACGTCACAACCAAAATTCTTCGCCTTTCACGAAGCAAAGCATAATTAGCATTACGCAAAAGGAAAAGCATCATGAATGA
- a CDS encoding inovirus-type Gp2 protein, giving the protein MMQQSQTLFESSILSTASFRTVYHEHGRYKTINGDSFVHDGHEYRINTRIGSGVRHDILMSTINELNAILKLYSRVFLTRFDLHLPEFTSVEAGNKYIRNLFKRLRDRLESGNNGLSEPIIDFAYGWVCEQEKASQPHYHCWIALPHRSVRWFGTPERGIAGIITEIWMKLTGGKATLVNLSKATKDYPDHYVIHRDDPSSLEGPVFWLSYLAKERGKAQTGKGTRMYSTSKLSRKALNS; this is encoded by the coding sequence ATGATGCAACAATCACAAACCCTGTTCGAATCGTCGATTTTATCGACAGCAAGTTTTCGTACCGTCTACCATGAACACGGTCGCTACAAAACCATTAATGGCGACTCCTTTGTTCATGATGGTCATGAATACCGGATTAACACAAGAATCGGCTCTGGTGTTCGTCATGACATACTTATGTCAACAATCAACGAACTAAATGCAATCCTGAAGCTCTACAGTCGAGTGTTCCTGACCCGTTTTGATCTCCACCTCCCTGAGTTCACTTCTGTTGAAGCAGGTAACAAATACATACGCAACCTGTTCAAACGATTACGTGACCGCCTGGAGTCTGGAAACAACGGTTTATCAGAACCTATCATCGATTTTGCTTACGGTTGGGTTTGCGAACAGGAAAAGGCTTCACAACCCCATTACCATTGCTGGATTGCACTTCCACATCGTTCGGTAAGATGGTTTGGAACGCCAGAAAGAGGGATCGCTGGTATTATTACGGAAATCTGGATGAAACTGACAGGTGGTAAAGCAACGCTGGTAAACTTGTCTAAAGCCACTAAAGACTATCCAGATCACTACGTCATTCATCGTGACGATCCTTCATCACTCGAAGGTCCGGTATTCTGGCTTTCTTACCTGGCAAAAGAACGCGGTAAAGCGCAAACAGGGAAGGGAACACGCATGTACTCAACATCGAAATTGAGTCGTAAAGCACTAAATTCGTAA
- a CDS encoding nucleotidyltransferase, with amino-acid sequence MSNGNLALNISKEKRQYVGDFLDCIVDCLDLTETQHKHIKSAYHSVGKFLSEGDNPILKGAMIYSQGSVRLNTTVKPKGSEQYDVDLLCYLPNASHITGWAQVLDAVRDRLSSHETYRKMLHPLPRGYRIMYAGDYHLDITPGIDWSTNPTEENHPLLVPDTRLRGWKESNPAGYATWFDNITEKLPTFLTRMVACENLAKSASVRPLPNHTHKKLLNRIVQIFKRHRDVWAASQGKDYIEFKPISAIITTLSAHAYNHICDQKTTYDTDFDVILDVLYLMPKFIVGSFGNYHVSNPSMPAENFAEKWNNPESGKGERLKKHFDLWHKAAIESINEIAASEGEDELLENLSKYFGERPVKAVREAMLENINAARSQNNLNVLPFTGALSAGAVTGTASARSVPSNTFYGGEATSSVVVQKNTFFGD; translated from the coding sequence GTGAGTAATGGTAATTTGGCTTTAAATATCAGTAAAGAAAAAAGGCAATATGTTGGCGATTTTCTGGATTGCATTGTTGATTGTTTAGATCTGACCGAAACACAACACAAGCATATTAAAAGTGCCTACCACTCCGTGGGCAAATTCCTTTCTGAAGGTGACAACCCTATTCTTAAAGGAGCCATGATTTATTCACAGGGAAGCGTCCGTCTTAACACAACGGTTAAGCCCAAAGGTAGTGAACAGTATGATGTGGATCTGCTTTGCTATTTGCCAAATGCCAGCCATATTACCGGTTGGGCGCAGGTGCTGGACGCTGTCCGTGATCGCCTGAGCAGTCATGAGACGTACCGCAAAATGCTCCACCCGCTCCCAAGAGGCTATCGCATCATGTATGCAGGGGACTATCATCTGGACATTACTCCCGGGATTGATTGGAGTACTAATCCAACGGAGGAAAACCACCCTCTTCTTGTGCCAGACACGCGCCTAAGGGGCTGGAAAGAGTCTAACCCAGCAGGTTACGCGACGTGGTTTGACAATATCACTGAAAAACTTCCTACGTTTTTAACGCGTATGGTCGCCTGCGAAAACTTGGCTAAATCTGCGTCAGTAAGACCATTGCCAAATCACACCCATAAGAAGCTTCTGAACCGCATTGTACAGATTTTTAAGCGTCATCGCGATGTCTGGGCTGCAAGCCAAGGGAAAGATTATATTGAATTCAAACCAATCTCAGCAATTATTACAACTCTTTCTGCACACGCATATAACCATATCTGCGATCAGAAAACGACTTACGATACAGACTTCGACGTAATACTCGATGTACTTTACTTGATGCCGAAGTTTATTGTAGGCAGCTTCGGTAACTACCACGTCTCCAACCCGAGTATGCCAGCAGAGAATTTTGCTGAAAAATGGAACAACCCGGAAAGTGGAAAAGGCGAAAGGCTCAAAAAACACTTTGACTTGTGGCATAAGGCTGCGATTGAAAGCATCAATGAGATTGCAGCCTCGGAGGGCGAAGATGAATTACTCGAAAACTTAAGTAAGTATTTTGGGGAACGACCAGTTAAAGCTGTGCGTGAAGCAATGCTTGAGAATATCAATGCCGCACGAAGCCAAAATAATTTGAACGTCCTTCCCTTCACCGGAGCGCTATCAGCAGGAGCTGTAACTGGAACTGCCTCAGCCCGATCGGTACCATCTAATACCTTTTATGGTGGAGAAGCAACATCATCCGTTGTGGTGCAAAAGAATACTTTCTTTGGGGATTGA
- a CDS encoding SAVED domain-containing protein — protein MSEYWKHQFSKIIDYMTRQKRPGVLMMVTGATLAAGPKLLSFVFKGTFHGESLSISTAEGNVVSDYIVPIIGGILVLAGLVFLSIGEYQSIKQNSRKRILLITGNGLRTTTGTGLDKVVRTVLKGLIQPRDIDITQRIRDGVVIEPESTFNRQILPEKDIITQILCKGEPDLTQVAYGGFLPVPFTFFLGNVLDDKGDVTVFDWDRKDEKWKHISSNNIDDGESFVHETIIESTSDQIVLVVSCSYRVNIEQVTRSFAGQGIEHIYLETNRFDNHWSLAKQRRLSLEFAEKIKTLSMQGIRTVHLILSAQSSIVLNFGRRYDNRNMADVIVYQYEQSNINPYPWGVYGLSHRYENSGIVMRPD, from the coding sequence ATGAGTGAATACTGGAAACATCAGTTTTCCAAAATTATCGACTATATGACCCGTCAAAAGCGCCCGGGTGTATTGATGATGGTAACAGGGGCGACTCTTGCGGCAGGCCCGAAGTTGTTGAGCTTTGTGTTTAAGGGCACTTTTCACGGAGAGTCACTTTCTATCAGCACCGCTGAAGGCAATGTGGTAAGTGACTATATAGTACCAATCATAGGTGGGATACTCGTTCTTGCTGGTCTAGTTTTTTTATCTATCGGTGAATATCAGTCTATCAAGCAAAACTCTCGCAAACGTATCTTACTAATTACTGGTAATGGTCTAAGGACAACGACAGGTACTGGTCTGGATAAAGTTGTCCGAACAGTATTGAAAGGTTTGATTCAGCCACGGGACATTGACATTACCCAACGCATCCGAGACGGGGTTGTTATCGAGCCTGAATCAACTTTCAATCGACAGATATTGCCCGAAAAGGACATCATTACTCAAATTTTATGTAAAGGTGAACCAGATCTTACGCAGGTTGCTTATGGTGGTTTTCTCCCCGTGCCATTTACCTTCTTCCTCGGAAATGTTCTGGATGATAAAGGGGATGTCACCGTATTCGACTGGGACCGCAAAGATGAGAAATGGAAGCATATCTCTTCAAATAATATTGATGATGGTGAAAGCTTTGTACATGAAACCATCATCGAATCGACTTCGGACCAGATAGTGCTGGTTGTTTCTTGCTCCTACAGGGTGAACATCGAGCAAGTAACCAGAAGTTTTGCCGGTCAGGGCATTGAGCACATTTATCTTGAAACTAACAGGTTCGATAATCACTGGTCGCTGGCAAAGCAACGACGTCTCTCACTGGAGTTTGCAGAAAAAATTAAAACTCTGTCCATGCAGGGTATCCGTACTGTACATCTGATCCTATCGGCGCAAAGTAGCATCGTCCTCAATTTTGGCCGACGTTATGACAATAGAAATATGGCCGATGTGATTGTTTATCAATATGAACAGTCAAATATTAACCCATATCCTTGGGGTGTATATGGTTTGTCACACCGATATGAAAATAGTGGGATTGTTATGCGGCCTGATTGA